A region from the Gemmatimonadaceae bacterium genome encodes:
- the tal gene encoding transaldolase, whose protein sequence is MSENRLKDLHDAGVAIWLDFIDRTILKNGDLARRIRDDAVTGMTSNPTIFEKALAEGTTYDDQIRFSAGDFTAMELFERIATTDVRDACDIFRPTFDGLHGADGFVSIEVSPGAANDAAATIDEATRLWKTVDRPNAFVKVPGTVEGAKAVQRLTAAGVNINITLLFAIEAYARVIDAYMAGLEERVEAGKDITNIHSVASFFVSRVDTETDKRLDAAAKLRPGDAKALEGLKGKAAIANAKLAYKLFQERKASPRWMALSAKGATIQRPLWASTSTKNPAYRDVMYVEDLIGPNTVNTMPPQTVDAFRNHGNVSRTVDKDVDEAQATIDELGTYGISIDDVTQKLLVDGIASFQKSYDTLLAGLQAKTKALGKELVESH, encoded by the coding sequence GTGAGTGAGAATCGACTCAAGGATCTTCATGATGCGGGCGTGGCGATCTGGTTGGACTTCATCGATCGCACGATCCTGAAGAACGGCGACTTGGCGCGCCGAATTCGCGACGATGCCGTGACCGGAATGACGTCGAACCCGACGATCTTCGAGAAGGCGTTGGCCGAGGGCACGACGTACGACGATCAGATTCGGTTCTCCGCCGGCGACTTCACGGCGATGGAGCTGTTCGAGCGGATCGCGACGACCGACGTGCGCGACGCGTGCGACATCTTCCGTCCGACGTTCGACGGGCTCCACGGCGCCGACGGCTTCGTGTCGATCGAGGTGTCGCCCGGCGCGGCCAACGATGCCGCGGCGACGATCGACGAAGCGACGCGACTCTGGAAAACGGTGGATCGCCCGAACGCGTTCGTGAAGGTACCCGGCACCGTCGAAGGCGCGAAGGCGGTGCAGCGACTCACGGCCGCCGGCGTCAACATCAACATCACGTTGCTGTTCGCGATCGAGGCGTACGCGCGGGTCATCGACGCATACATGGCGGGGCTCGAGGAGCGTGTCGAAGCGGGCAAGGACATCACGAACATTCATTCGGTGGCCAGCTTCTTCGTGAGCCGCGTAGACACCGAGACGGACAAGCGGCTCGACGCCGCCGCGAAGTTACGCCCGGGCGACGCGAAAGCGCTCGAGGGGTTGAAAGGCAAGGCGGCGATCGCCAACGCAAAGCTCGCCTACAAGCTCTTTCAGGAGCGGAAGGCCTCGCCGAGATGGATGGCGCTGTCGGCGAAGGGCGCCACGATCCAGCGTCCGCTGTGGGCCAGCACGAGCACCAAGAATCCGGCGTACCGCGACGTGATGTACGTCGAGGACCTCATCGGCCCGAACACCGTGAACACGATGCCACCGCAGACCGTGGACGCGTTCCGCAACCACGGTAACGTCTCGCGCACGGTGGACAAGGACGTCGACGAGGCGCAGGCCACGATCGACGAGCTCGGCACGTACGGAATCTCGATCGACGACGTGACGCAGAAGCTGCTGGTCGACGGCATCGCGAGTTTCCAGAAGTCGTACGACACGCTGCTGGCCGGACTGCAGGCGAAGACGAAGGCGCTGGGGAAGGAGCTGGTCGAGAGCCACTAA